ACTTGCGTGTTGCTTTTCCTTGGGGTGTTGATTCATTAAGGATCAAAGGTTCTTTAAGTGATATTTTGTTCAGTTGTTATCATATTGTTTCTTAGGGTAAATGTTGTCATTCTATCTTCCATGATGATTCTAATGTTGAATAAAATGAGTTGAGTTGTAAGATTtggttaagagagagagagagagagagagtagggaAAAAAAGGTTCAGGGCTTAatcaatcagttttttattACATTAGAGCGATATGGAAAGATTACTAGAATACCTTTACGCTAATCGAAAATAATAACAAGCTATTATAAACAAGAGTAAGTGGTGCGGACACGAGATATAGGCCCCCAATTATATACACATATGggaggaagaacaaaaagaagacggcccaacctgtggccttatggatggagcctattagttattgggcttgagattaagcaagcccgaatatttaataattagggttttgtgttgttagggttttgtgttgtagctatttaaacacttttttgattattgtaacacagctgtttgagaaatataaaaaaaaacgtttgctttctttttacactggtgccgactccagtcccttaggtgctgactcctagggtttgTCCTATCATTTTTCTGCCCTATTCTTatattgtggttgtcctacgtcagttttggtatcagagcagattttcggtccattcaaaactgacgtaggacaaccacaatatAAGAATAGGGCAGAAAAATGATAGGAcaaaccctaggagtcagcacctaagggactggagtcggcaccaatgtaaaaagaaagcaaacgtttttttttatatttctcaaacagctgtgttacaataatcaaaaaagtgtttaaatagctacaacacaaaaccctaacaacacaaaaccctaattattaaatgttcgggcttgcttaatctcaagcccaataactaattggctccatccataaggccacagtCAGGTAGcaggttgggccgtcttcttATGTCATGATTCGGATCCGACCTGAACGGTTTCCCTCTGGGACCGTTAAGAAATTGCAGGCTCGTAGTGCCGGTCCGTTCAAGGTATTGAAACGAATGGGCCCAAATGCATATGTCATTGACCTCCctcatgattatggtattagctcctcctttaatattgaggatctagttgcttataaaagccctaCAGCTATTCCTGATACTCTTTTTGATGAGCCTTTACTTAATCCTATTGATGCCCCTATGCCTACCCCTTTACCCTTAAATTTGCCCTATGCACATAAAGAATCTATTGATGCTATTTTAGATGAGCAAATTGTTTCTACCAGGGATGGAGGAGTTCACCGTTTCCTAGTTCGGTGGCGCGGACGACCGGATTTCGATTGCACATGGATTACTAGAGATGAGCTACAGCGACTGGATCCTGACTTACTGGAGTACTATCAGAGCTCTTCAGCTTTCCACTCGACGGGGTCAAGTTCCTCTCACCCGGGGGGAGTTGGTGCGGACACGAGATAtaggcccccaattatacacacatatgggaggaagaacaaaaagaagacggcccaacctgtggccttatggatggagcctattagttattgggcttgagattaagcaagcccgaacatttaataattagggttttgtgttgttagggttttgtgttgtagctatttaaacacttttttgattattgtaacacagctgtttgagaaatataaaaaaaaacgtttgctttctttttacactggtgccgactccagtcccttaggtgctgactcctagggtttgTCCTATCATTTTTCTGCCCTATTCTTatattgtggttgtcctacgtcagtAAGTCTCACAAAATGAAGTACAAGTTGATGTTATATGAAAAGATGCTACCAAATAGATGTTTTTAAGCTGTTGATAACACATTTTCAAATAAAGACTAGTAACTTTAGAGTTTCTGGGGTTGTGCTGTGATAACATGACAGACTAGTAACTTTAGAAACTATCTTTAATCTTCATTGACTACCCCAATGTACTCAACCTCAAAATTCCAATGGGACCACCTGGGGGCTAAACCAAATACCCACTATAAAATTTATGGTATTTTAACTATTTTGCTAAGGTTGTATCATCAGCTGGCATTTTTTAAGCATGTTTTTGTCTAAATGTAACACATTTAATTGAAGCAGGACTAGCTAGCCCTGAACgtgttgtttgtttttaagttgttataCTATTCCTGAAGTAAATTTGATTTACTTTTACTCAGAAATCATTGCATCCAATACAGTTATCAGTTATGTTAATAttattccaattttttatttctatatatCTCTAGGGGCTAGCCGCCTGATCAAACATCTTCATGCAAAAGGAATACCAATTTGCTTGGCAACAGGGTACAATTTATTCATCTTTCTTATATTTAATGTGTTTTAAttgcctttatttattttttaaatagctTTGGACCAGTTTTTGTTGTAGCACATTTCCAGTTTAATTTTGTAGTTGATgcaaaatttcacaaatatgACTCATTTGATTACGTGCCTTACAGTTCTCACAGGCGGCATTTTgaattgaaaacacaaagacatGGTGAGCTCTTTTCATTGATGCATCATGTTGTTCTTGGAGATGATCCAGAAGTTAAACAAGGCAAGCCATCACCAGATATATTCCTTGCTGCTTCAAAGAGATTTGAGGTATAACCATCTCGTAGATGTTCCTTTCCGACTTTGATTGTTGACAGTATTGTCTGATGGAAACTTCTGTTTGCTCTGTACATTGTTTCCTCTCATTgtaattcttttaattttggctTAAGAATGACAATGTGATAGCTCATGACAAATTTGTTGGTCAACAGGGTGGCCCTGTAGATTCACATAAATTTCTTGTATTTGAAGATGCACCATCTGGAGTTAATGCTGCTAAGAATGCTGGGATGTAAGTCCATTTATTGACATTTCTTTTCACTAGTGAAAATCATCAATGATTATGCTAAAGCACATTTTATTTTGTCCACAACACATGCTGAAATTCAGTATAATGGCTGAATTTGATTGGTGGGTAAAATTCTTATGTACAACTAAAGGTATTgttacaatgaaaaaaattgcTTAATTGTTGACATGTCACTGCTATATGTTCCAATGTCACGTTGATTTGATGTTGGTGGCTTGGCAACGTTTAATGGAACAATCTAATGGTTAAAACTTACTTTCCAGCTTATCAGTATGTAAACAGGTGGATGAAAAATAATATCACACTGTAAcctaaaaaaaagtactaaaaaagaACCGatctacataaaaataaaaaggttaggTTTTAGTGGGCTGTGCATTCAGAGTCTAAAAGAAGAGTtcctataatttataaaatgattcACACAAGTTCTCTGTAAGGAACAAGCAtacaatatatttcatttttgggATATTTTCCATTATTGGATTTTAAATTAGTTCCTGGTGCTTGGAGAAACACCATTTATATGAACATTGATTatggttcttttttgtttcctcCCTAGAAGAGCTGATTGGAGGCTGACATGTTTGCAAAATTAGGAACCATATATTAAGAGGttttacattttgttttgtCACTTGCTTTGCTGTTTTCAAGCCTGTTTCTTaatattcctttttcttttttagggagATCTCCTTACTGCACTTCATTATTTTCAttgatcaatatttttttttaggttctcATAAGAAATCTTGTTGATTAAGGCCTCTTCCCTAAAGTTTCGTGTTAAATATGAAAACCTGCAAATCTTCCTATGTTAATTAAACATCTAGTGCTTGGTTTTTAATTAACGCTTCTCTGTAATTGTCACCATATTAAACTGCATATTTTCTTCTTGTTCATGATTGGTCATCTTTCATTACATTTCCCATACAGGTCTGTGGTTATGGTTCCAGATCCAAGGCTGGATAGCTCTTATCATGCCACTGCAGACCAAGTTTTGAGCTCACTGCTGGATTTCAACCCAGATGATTGGGGTTTGCCTCCATTTGAAGTTACTGCAAGCTAAACTTTCGTATCCCTCCAAGTGGTgttttttccccccctttttcttGAGGGAGAAGATTGATGAAAATTGCAATTATtgcctatttttaaaaacttaaggGACAACTTGATTCAGATTTTGTGAGTGTTAACTCAGATTATTCTTAAGATATTATTGGATGAGCATTCCATGCTATTTCTCTCACAAATTACCATTGCAAGACATGCATTTTCATGTCAGAATGCAGCATTTTGATAGTTTCTTTGCTCTGAACTCTGAAGTGTAGAAAGTAGAAACAGGTTCACGATTTAGAAATATTGAATATGTGAAGCTATGACTATCTTATGCACTTGATATGTGCATCTTCTCTTACGTGTTACTAGCTAATATAAATAGTTAAGCTTGTAATTGAACCAAGCAGTTTATGAACGGGCTTGGGTTtgacttgataaaaaatttgtttatatttgtgtATAA
This genomic stretch from Castanea sativa cultivar Marrone di Chiusa Pesio chromosome 1, ASM4071231v1 harbors:
- the LOC142622409 gene encoding (DL)-glycerol-3-phosphatase 2; translated protein: MANSSGKGPITHVIFDMDGLLLDTEKYYTEVQEIILARYNKPFDWSLKAKMMGMKAIEAARVFVEETGIGDSLTAEEFLVEREAMLQNLFPNSELMPGASRLIKHLHAKGIPICLATGSHRRHFELKTQRHGELFSLMHHVVLGDDPEVKQGKPSPDIFLAASKRFEGGPVDSHKFLVFEDAPSGVNAAKNAGMSVVMVPDPRLDSSYHATADQVLSSLLDFNPDDWGLPPFEVTAS